TTTTAAATCTACCAACCACTCCCCTCCACCATCTGCCGTCAGTCTATGATTTATGGACTTGCCTCTTGTTTATCATCCTTTATATTCCGTTCTCTTCGCAACTTCAACTCTCAATCATATCCATCGTCGCACGTTGCACGCCTTTCTCACTTTGAAGGAGTTTTGAAGCAGCTTGCTCACTTCGGTGGTGAAAATATCAAGAGCCATCATCTCACTCAGTTGATCCTTCATCCGCCGCGACATCAGCCCCTAAACTCCATCATTCAGCATAGCAAGATTCACCAGAGTTTCCTCAGCGAgcgaaaaagcaaagagggATATGAGCCCATGatgacagcaacagcatATCCAGTAACCATGTCAGACCTCAGAGGAGAGCCTGCTCATTCGAATTTCTGGTCCACCTACAACGGTTCCGCTCACTTGGCCAACAGACTCGGCACAGCAACAATGGACTCTGGCTTTCATAGCTCAGCTTCGGCGTCCCCTCTTCCAGGGCGTCCTCGCAGTGGCCATGACCAGTCCTACCCCTATGGACGATACCCCCAAGAAGATTCTGTTGCGTATGAACGCCACTCCCAATCAAGCCTGTCCGCTCAACATAGCTACCCCAGCCTCAAGAGGCCATTTTCTCAAACTGAACCGGCCGCCTATCAGGAAATCGTTCAGGACTTGCGGGATGACGGCTCTCGATTGACGGTGAATCAAGATCACAAACTGTTGGCTTTCCGGCGAACACAAGATAAGCATACCATCGTGGATCAGCAAGGCCGAATGCAGCAACTGGAACTATCCGCCCAGCTTCATGGCatgttctttctttctgaGATGCCAGCGACTGCCAGCGACGGAACCGCCTTACAGCCCGAGTTGACCTGCTACCGAAGGAATTTGTTTCAAATTAGTGGTTCTTTGATCACTCCCAGAGGGCAACTCTCTGTTGTCAACGAGAGCAACGAGACCCTGTTGGTGACAAGCATGGAAGTCGCCATAACTGCTATCGAATCTGTTGATGGCAACCCCGTTCGCCTCATCGTCATTCCATGGAAAACCCCCCACCCAATGCCCCTGATATTAATCAAAGCCCGGATCAAGAACCTGCCGCCCTCCCTTTGATTCCTTTCCAAGATGATGGGTCTGAGCCTGATGGAGACTACGCTGTCTATCCCATTGGTTGGCGTCGGCTCCAGTTTAGAATGTATGTTTACTCGGTTACCAAGTTCTTACCAGAGACTTGCTTCCCTCTCATGTCTTCCCCCTTCATTCTTGAACAAAGATCTGACGTTAGGTAATAGTGCTACTGCAAACAACGGTCGACGAAAGGAGCTTCAACAGCACTTTGTGCTTCACCTTAAAGTGTTTGGAACCTTGTCTGACAACTCCAAAGTTGTCTTGACAGAATCCACCACTGCCCCAGTTGTAGTGCGCGGCCGCAGTCCGCGCAATTTCCAAGCCCGCAGAGAAATCCCCCTGCTGGGGTCAAGCGCTGGCTCAAGGGGTCAAGCTTTGGTAGAAACAGGCCTGGGAGTTGTCGCGGGCGCATTAAGCGTAAAGCCACAGGAGCTCAAGAGAGCAAGTGTGGATTTACAAGTACCACGCTCGAACTTCACCTTTAGCGCTCCCAAGGTACCCGGAAGCGGGCAACTGGGTTCAATGAGACCTACCAAGTGAGTTCTAAATTGTGCGACTGAGTTATCTCTCAAGCGAGCTAACAACCTTCGAGTCCATATCCAACGTGgagtgctagcagcagcaacacgtCTATCTCTCAAGTCGGCTCCTCTGGCCCAGGAAGCTATTCAGCGGCGACAATGGGCGCCGATACATATTCTAAAATGCCTACTACATCGACCTTTAGCCCGGATCCTCAAGAGCTGCCGCTTCAGTCAACGATATCAACCTTGCCACTAGAGCAGCAACCATCAACTCGTGGACAGTATACCTATGTGCAACAGCAAACTTCCGGATCCCAGTTGCCGGCTAGTACACCAGCCGTGAGTGGCCAGGACAGCGCTCTGAGCATTCCCAGATACGTTGAGAACGGCCGACCAAACAAGAGCCCAAGACACAGCGGCCAGCAGTCTGTCCATGCTACCCACCCCGTCAACAACAGTGAATCGCCCGAGTACCGGTACGGATCTACGACGCAAGGACCAAATCCTTCTAGAGAATACTATTCATCATCACAAGCCTGGTCTACCACCGTCGCCGGCGAGAATAGCTCCACAGCAGCTTATACTACGACTGATGCGAGACCATATCCATTCTCCCACGATTCCTACAAGGCGGGGACAACAACCGGATCTTCAGTGAAACCCGAACCTCGCGGGTCGTTTGAGCCCATGCATAATTATTCATGGACTGCAAGCTAAGGAGCTTGCAACATGATGATTAGATGTGAGGCAGTTTCGGCAAGCAGTTTCGGAGCGTTATTTGTTTTTTACCTTTCGATTCTTTTGGTTGTAAATTACTAGGGATCTTTATTTATTCAGGATGGACTGGGACATGTGTGCAATGACACTTTTGATTCTGCGGCGCAAATAGGCAACAAATGCTACGGAGGCTTTGTTTCACGGATTTATCTATGCTTACCTACctatgtacatgtacgcatatatacacacagacacacatacacacatacGTGTTCGTGTTCGTGTAGatgtatgtgtgtatatatacttatatatatttagaAAACGTTTTGGATTTTTGGATTGGCAGTTGGTTGAAAAGGGGGCTAAAATATGATTAATCTATTATGGCGTCAAGGTCAAACTTGGTTGTTGGGTCCCTTGGTATGAAGTTATGGTTCAGGTACCTGCTTTGACAATACTAAAGATACCACGATGGCGAGCTGTGATGGGCTGATGGTTGATTTTGATTGTTccttttgttgttgttttctgTTAGCGAGATGAGCGCTTTTCTCAAGGAGTTTTGATTGGGCGGCAATAGGTTGTACACGAGATACCTGCCAATGGCACTTTTGTTTGTTAAATGACGAATTACTAATGTGATATGCATTATTCAGAGTGATTGCAGTCCCCAAGCACTTGGCGTTCAATTAGGGgccagaagagagagaggaattACAACCACCCCGggcaacaaaaaaaaaaaggcctctCTCTAACGTGCTGTACCTTTGTTCATTTTGCGTGAATTGTCTACTACTGCAGGGCTGCATGAGATGCGACCCTAGGCTAATATAAACAACGTACGTGCAGAACTCGGCAAGGCTTTTTGTTGCTTACTCCCTTTCGAGCGACGGCATGGTGTTGGAGGGGATAAATTCAAAATAGATTAAAAACGGATCACATCAgaattctcttctccttgttgttgttggtttTCCGGGCGTGGGGGCCAAGGAATGCTTTACTCCTTGTATATGCTTGGAGTTTGTTCCTGGCTGATTGCCTGTTTCCGTGGGCTGTTGGGGCAGAGGGGGGGAGCATTACGGGGTCATGATCTGGACCCCAGAGAGATAGGAGCTGAATCCAGAAATAGATACGAAAGGAGTTGGATGTGGACGGGATGCTGCGTGCGGTGCTTGACTGCTGCCATTTCCAGCGGTGCAAGGTTTGGTACAGTATGGGTGTTGGTGTTTCTCTGTGTGGGTGGGTACCTGTATTTGGAGTTCAATTTGGCGGCCCCCAGCAATTAGTAGTACAAAGTACGCCAAAAGCTGTAATGCTTTCAACAGCAGCGTAGAGGTACCTGGGTACATGGCGCCCGATAAGATAAGCCAACGTTCGAAGACGGCGACGCATTTCCGTCTGTAGCCTCGTTTTATGTTGGTTTTGGATCTCATTGAGCGTTGACATTTTTGCCGAGGCGTGGCGCGAACTTGAATTATACCTATTTGTTTCATCTCATTTTACTTTTGGACCCTTGTATCTCATGACAGCTGATTGAGAAAGTCTACACTTGGTAGACCCGGGATTGGACGCagcgaagaaaaaacttTTGCCTTGGCTTACTGGAAGCAAGTCACCATGTTTGAGGTACCTGATGCGAAGAGGTATGAACTGTTCCCTCTGCTACTTGCATACTTGCCTATCGTAGATGTCCAAATGCTGATTGATCAAGTAGAGTTCGTCGAGAAGACCTGAACGCATCGGAGGAGTCTTCATGGAGTGAGAGCGAAGCagatgccgagctggaggCACGGCTCAATGCGCAAATCGCCAAATCTCTTGGCCTAGATGAGAGTGCCTTTCGTGCACCGAAGCCGCAGACTATTTCGCTGCCAATTGTCACAAAACCCAAGGttgacgaaaagaagaaagatgatgatgagctcagttctgatgaagaaagcGAGCCAAAGACGCCAGCCGAGGGCTCTCCAgccaaagaaggcggcgaagacgacgatgaggtCTACGCTTTCCGACTCTTCAGCGCGGCTGGTCCGGCGCCGCAGGTTGTTCTTGAAAACACGAACAGAGTGGTAGAAGGCAAAATGCTCAGAGGCCGGCCGTTATCATACTACCTGGTGACGGATTTGTCgcccgagaagaagcagcaatACGAGATGGCAGCCGTGAGCGGCGAAGACGTCATTGAGCGATCAAAGGTGAGGGCGTGGGGCCTTGAGCTCCCCTGGAGAGTTCAAACCATCAAAGCAACCCGGAAAATTGTTAGCAAACGAGGGGGAGGAGCAGAAACCGTGGCTCATGTTGAGGATGACCAGCCAGCGAAGAGGAAACGGCCGGGGAAGAAGCGTCGGACCGCGATGAGGATCAAGGCGAGGGCAAAGGCGCAGGCTGAGGAGGTGGcgaagcagaagatggctgagaaggaggagaatataaaggacaagaagaagaggctgaatcGACTGAAGAAGTTACGAAGAcgggcgaagaagaagactgagaaagggggagggggtgAGGCTGGTGGTGAATCGGATGAGGATATATCTGATGAAGAGTAGGAGGAGCGAATTACTTTGTATATATGATGCACATAAGAAGAAATGGTACATATTTTCAATTGCTTAGAATATATTCTATTTGACGCTGAGTCTTTTCCTAGCTGATATTAGAAGATATTGATAGCATTGATCAAACATCTACATGAAGGGCTCGCTATTGTTGTAGCGCTTAACCCGCCCAACCCTAGCGAGTAGTGCCGCAGCACCTCAGGGGACATGAGGGGTCGCCCAGCCAATTGGAGCTGCGCTGGGAGCTCCAAACAAGCGCCCCTCCAGTTGAAGCACCCACCTTACCAGAAAGCTCCAACGTCCTCTGAttctggagctgcagcatatcatcatcacctgCACATGACCAGCACCGACACGCGATAGCATCTGCCCAGCGAGCATCTTTCCATTCTGCATTCCGGTAACTGTATATCACAGTCTCCATGGATTAACCAACCCCCCCTCCTGGAGAAGAATCTTTGGCGGCACCCCGCAATGCGCTGCACGGATCGAGAAACCGCCACGTCCCATCGAAAGCCCACCTCATGATGAATAGTTTGTGGTCGTCGGCGAAAACGGCCCAGGGGGCCTCTAATGAGGCCTCTAACGACGCGATACAAGAGGCAATCGAGTTCTCGCCGGATGATTCCGCTATTGACGACTCAGCGgagccatcttcagctccaATGCTGCCACCACTTTCGTCTGCCAGAGGCCCCCTTCAACAGTCCCAACAACAATCGCAACGTTATCCAAACGCTATGCAGAGCGGTGGTGCAGGCTACAACTCGGCAGCGCCTCCTGCTTCGATACCGGGCGGCAGTAACAATGTTAATAACAATAATATGAACCGTGGAGCACCAATGCCGCAACATGCTCCCACCGACTCTCTCTCCCTGAtgcagctgcggcgcatcGTGGCCGGAGTCAACTCTGCCGAGCCTGCGGCATACGACTTTGTCTACGAAGATATGGGTCCGCATGCCGAAGAGATTGACGAGTGGTTCGTGTACCAGTTCTGGCAATGGGTGCGTCTTAACGCGGCGCAAAAGGCCTTTGAATGGCACTGGAACCAGGAGTCTGGTGGCAAGCTTGGCTGGGACGACGCAGACCACGACACGAGGGCAAAGTTTGTACAAGCTGCTATTGCGGGTGTGCAGTCAGACGATGCGGCGTTGAGGGCAACCTCGATTGGCAAGATTATGTACCTGGTCCTGGGTAGATGGGGAGATACGGCAATGCCTTACGCGACGGACGAGTCGAGTCGATCTATCGCAAGCATCCCGCAGCTGCAAGCGATCAAGGCTGGAGTCACATGTTTCACATCTCTCGATGGCCTATCGGCCGTTTGGGAAGCGCTGAAGAATGTCTTCGAGATTCACTGGTATGAGGCGCCCGTGCTTGAAAACATGAGCTGCAGTCTAATGTGGATAGGTCTGGCGAGATTCAGCAGGCAAGCGCTCAAGATGCCCAGGACGAGTTGATGAATCTCTTGACAATCATGTATATTGCTGTTCAAGAGACATTGAATGATCCTGAGGAAATGTCTCCTACCTATGGAAAATTGCGTACATACACTCCCCCATACTTTGGTTTGTGCTGGCGGACGTTACTGACATGAGATGGCTAGTTGAATTGAATCCCTCACTGGTTGACTTTCTAATGCTGGCGATTTCCAAACTCAGATGGGACGAGCAAAATACTATGCCCCATACTCAGGTAAATTCTCCAAAGtctttgatttcttttcGGATTTTATGCAAGCACATGGTCAGAGTGAATTCTAACGAATTGGCATAGATATTCTTGTTGTTCTGGAAGTCGATCCTCCTGGTGTTTGGTGGCACTGATGACCTTGACCGGATCAAGGAGGCCACCAGCGAGTTGGCTGGGGACAAGAACAAAGACACCATCACAGCAAATCCCCTCGACTACCACGTCTTTCGCCAGGAAATCACATCGAAATATCCTGCCTATGTCCCACCGCAGCCATTAATACCTCTAGAGGCTGATAATCCGTCGCTTCTCCCACCTCTTCCTAATATCATGACTCGAAATGGTTCCAACGGAATCATCACGCAGCCGACTAACACACAAATGGGAGGAGCATCTATCCTCAATCAACCGGTGCATATTGCCACCCCGGCTCCATCACCTCCACCGTCGCCAGGCGTTAGTGGTAAGGGCGGTAAGAAGCAAAACTACCAAACTAACCAAAATTTTCCCTTCATGTATCCTCCTCTAGATGCCACCAGTAACAGTGCTGGTGGGAAGGGTGGTGCTGGATATGGCAACCCTCTGGTATCTAGAAAATGGGAAGGAAGCGATATCCCCGCTTCAATCCTCGAGGCAGGGCAGCTTTTCTCCTCACGAGTCAGGATGACCCGGGCGACCCGTCAACTCTgggaagagcgagagcgattTCTAAAGTTTGAACGCGGCTGGGAGACGGATGATGAcggagatgatgacgaaAACGATGACATCGAGGACCTTGACCTTAGCGAGCTCAcgttggaggagaaggaagtcTTGCGCGAACTGAAAGTAGAAGAtaacaaggagaagaaaaagaaggaacGCTCATCTCCAGGCCCTGAGGTTGACTTGGGACCCAATCCGAAGAAACTGAGCGAGGGAGACAGACAACGTCTCATTGCGGTGGAACGTTTCTATGTAAGTGTGCCTggcctgcctgcctgccctcccccccttcttttttttttttttcccagccGGTCCAAAACTAATGTCCAAAACCCCTGTAAAGGCCAACGCCTTGCCTCATCTTCAGTCTATTGTGATTGTTTTGCTTCGTCCAATCCTGGTTAATGTTACGGCTATTGTGACCCAGCAGCAGAATCAGATGGCAGGAATGACTAGTAGGGCCAATAACCCTAGCATGAATGGCGGCCCTGGATCACAGAGGGGCATggatggacaaggccaacCTGACGGAGAAGGAGAGCCGACTCCTGAGGAGATTGATGCTACGCGGACACGAGAGATTACTTCAAAAGCTATGACAGCCATTCTTTTACTCTTACTAAAATGGCTTAGACTCTCACGTAAGTGCTCGGAAATGCTCTGTATCAAGAACTAAGCTAACAATGGGTTGAATATTTAGATGTGCTCAAATTTGAATATTTGACGCAACTTTTACTAGATTCTAACTATCTTCCTTTGGTTCTCAAGCTCTTTGCACATCAGGACATTCAACAAGTAGTCGATAGCAAGATGGACCACGTTGAAAACAGGTAAGATTAGCATTCAATTGAACGATACACTTGTAGTGACGTTCCGTTTTACTTACCGCGtaagcagcttcttccaattcTGCAACATTCGGTCGAAATTTAAGGATAAGACCGAGAGCGATCTCGAGGACGAGGGGGAGAAGGAGGTAGGCGAAGTAGAAAAGgctcatgatgaagaaaacaaggAGAGAAATTCAGAAGGAGAAGACAGCGAAGATGACGCCGCACCGCCGCCAATTAGGAGGCAGCGAGACCTGGAGGAACCAGCAGAGGACCAAGCAGTGGACCATATGGAGGATATTGCAGTCAACGGGGAGGACCCTGTCCCAATGAGGCCAGAAGTCGACGAGATGGGTTTGCCGCTCAGCTCTCTCCCGCTGGAGCCCATCACCGACTTCTCCAGGAgaaatttcttttctctgaTCAACTACCTCAGGGTGATGCAAAAGATTTGCAAGAACAAGGCGCACCGCAACCTCTTGCTCGTGCAGTACAAATCATCCACCATCCTTAAAAAGTCCCTCCGGGTACCCCAGCCTGAGCTTCGGCTATACACGctcaagctcttcaaggGCCAGGTACCGTACTGTGGCCGTAAGTGGAGGCAGTCCAACATGCGCGTCATCACAGCCGTCTATCTCCACTGCCGGCCCGAGCTCCGCGACGAGTGGCTCGCAGGTAGCGACATTGACGCCGAGGTGGACTCGGCGCTGCCCCTGGAGCAGGCCCTCCGGAGCTTGACGCACTGGCTGAATGTGCGGAGATATCCCGAGAAGATTGCGGCGGATATTCGTATCGCGATGAGGGAGGAGCAGGATTTTTTCTcgagggagctggagaaggtggACTTGAATTGGAGCGATCTGATGCTCAATGCTGATGATACTATGAGCGAGATGGATCATGGAGAGTCGACTTGGGGTTGACGGAAAGCGagaattttcttttgcttctttcgtacgagtgagagagagagagagcgagagagagagatgttAAGCGTACGAGAGAAACCAGCATACATATATATTGCGGCATTAACTATGTTGATAGAAGGGGGGGCAGGTGTTTTAAGGACAGGTAGGGCTCGCTTCGTGGAGCGTGGGCATGAAtgtttcccccccttttaaTAGCTGAGCGAGTTCAAATAAACCATGTTATTTACTATAACAATAGGCTGCAGTGAATCGTCTCCAGATATATATCACGTTTTGAAGGAAAGGGCTGTCATATTTGTTGAATTCTCCGTTTTTCCCAAGTTTAGAATGAAAATTGTCatgttattattattaatacgAGGTTGACGAGTCATACCCTCTGCGGTGTTTTTCTTATTTGCCCATTTTGTGAGGCTACTTCTAGAAAACATTTGATAGTATTTCGTTCCGGTGATTATACAGTCCTCCTCTCAAGCCATATGTCTCTTTAATCACagattaaaaaaagggggtaTTATTTCTTCCTCTGAGTTGTTATCATACAATGATACAATAGCTTCTGCTTGTCTTGGTTtatttttcttgtcttttaacaattttttttgggagggttaactttttttcttttggtaGGCATTTCTGctttcgtcttcgtctcccATCAGTACCAAAGTAGTGTAACAATCCGGCATAAATTTCCCTCAGAGGGATAAGACACGACTAATGGTACGACTCATAGATGGGCTTTAATGGCGAGAGCTGTCGTACACGCCATCGTCGTAGTGGTAGGGATTCTGCTGGCCGTAGCCAGCCGTGCCGTGTGGAGCCACATAGCCACCAGCACCCATGTATGCCGTGTTTGTGGTGGGGCCGGTGACGCCGGAGTAGCCGTAGCCAGACTCGTACTTGTTGTTGTAGCCGTCGGTGTGCTTGTAGGGGCTGTCGATGTCGTCGGCGTTGAGCTGATCGGGCAGGGTGTGCTGGGGAAGCATATTGCCTTCTTCGATAGGATCAGCCTTGGGGCGGCCAAAGAAGCGGCCAAAGAAGCCACCGGTCTTGGGGCGGCCGGAGCCAGAGGTGTAGTCGTTTTGCGGGCTGGGACCATAGCGCTTCTCCTTCTGGTGGTGGCGAGTCAGAGCAAACTCcatgaggatggagaagacgaagaagatgctagAGAGGATGttagttttcttcttcttctttgtttgttCTGCTTTGAACTTTGTATTCTGGAATAACTTACATTGCGATGATGGCAACGGCGAGGGATGCGCTCTGCAGTCTGCAGGCAGTGTGGAAGCTGGGCAGCTTGGTGAAGCCGTTATTCGCGTCTACTGTGCTTGACGATTGGCCCTTGCCAAAAGGCGTGTCGAGGACGCCAGTGCAGCTGCCGGCGCCATTcttgttggcgatggcaaCGTAGATGAAGGCGCCGATGAAGGCGATGTCGAGCACAACAGCGACAAAGGCAGTCAGAGTATGGCCGGCAAGGCAGCACAGCATGAGCAGTGCCAGCAGAGTGTACAGAGTTCCGGCGCCCGAGATGCCCTCGACGGCTCTCAGGCTGGTGGCGATGGGCAGGTTGTGGTTGTGTAGCGTTGCGAGGAAGTAGGAGtagatggcgaggatgatggcgctgcagcagaacTGGATGCCGCGGAAGAACCACTGCAGGAATTTGAGGCCGAAGCCTGATCTGGCACCCATGATGGACGTGTTGAGTTTTTTGTGCGAGTTGAGTTTTTAGCTGCTGAAaagcaagaaacaaagaaggTGTGACGAGTATAAGAAGGAATTTGATGGTGTGATGCTGTATGTCAGGTGTGACTCTCGGTCAGAGGACTAAGAAAGAAAACTGTTTGAAAGAGCCAGGATTAATGAAAAGCCGGGCGGAGGAGAGCTCAGCTAATATGCAAAGCAGTGAGGGAAAAAAGCGAGTCAGTCAGTGGGTGGATgaagtttaaaaaaaaaaaaaaaaaaaaaaaaaagaaccacCACAAAGGGAACCGTTTCTATGCCATGATCTCCATTCATTCACCTTCTCACCATCTTTTTTCCGGAGCGCACTCACATGCTTGTGGCGGGGCCAAAGTCGTCACAGGATGACGTACTCAATCAGGTTAGGTGGGCTGCGTACCGGCGCTGTGGCTGGGGCGGTACCTCGCGGgttgctgcggctggttctggctggctttggctgcactaagatggctgagatggctgagatgcTGTGAGAGGCGACTTTTGGGATACAAGTCAGGTGGGAGGACGGGTACCTCTCCCTACGTCAGTTGAAGAAGCGGTTTTGGTCGATTTTGGCTTGCCCTGGAATTGggatgagcagcttgagtTGACGAGGTGTTCAaacatggcaatggcaatgggtTTCAAAGATGGTGAGTCAATTCTCTTATACAGCAGCTATATTTCAGCCGTGTTTCGATTTCTTTGAGCAGCTGAACAATTGCAGGCGAAAAGTCTATCTTTGTTAAGACGCGCAGCCTGGCGGATGGTGGCTGTGCAGCTGGGCATAGCATCGCCAGTTTTCGGCTCAACTCTTGAAGAACCAACCAGTTCCGCCAGGCTAAAGCAGAACTACTGCACAATGTGGCGCGGATGGAGATTCTCCGAAAAGAGTCGTGTGGACAATGGGAGgcctttctctctcgctctcatCA
This portion of the Trichoderma atroviride chromosome 6, complete sequence genome encodes:
- a CDS encoding uncharacterized protein (EggNog:ENOG41~BUSCO:EOG092D0O9O); the protein is MMNSLWSSAKTAQGASNEASNDAIQEAIEFSPDDSAIDDSAEPSSAPMLPPLSSARGPLQQSQQQSQRYPNAMQSGGAGYNSAAPPASIPGGSNNVNNNNMNRGAPMPQHAPTDSLSLMQLRRIVAGVNSAEPAAYDFVYEDMGPHAEEIDEWFVYQFWQWVRLNAAQKAFEWHWNQESGGKLGWDDADHDTRAKFVQAAIAGVQSDDAALRATSIGKIMYLVLGRWGDTAMPYATDESSRSIASIPQLQAIKAGVTCFTSLDGLSAVWEALKNVFEIHWSGEIQQASAQDAQDELMNLLTIMYIAVQETLNDPEEMSPTYGKLLELNPSLVDFLMLAISKLRWDEQNTMPHTQIFLLFWKSILLVFGGTDDLDRIKEATSELAGDKNKDTITANPLDYHVFRQEITSKYPAYVPPQPLIPLEADNPSLLPPLPNIMTRNGSNGIITQPTNTQMGGASILNQPVHIATPAPSPPPSPGVSGKGGKKQNYQTNQNFPFMYPPLDATSNSAGGKGGAGYGNPLVSRKWEGSDIPASILEAGQLFSSRVRMTRATRQLWEERERFLKFERGWETDDDGDDDENDDIEDLDLSELTLEEKEVLRELKVEDNKEKKKKERSSPGPEVDLGPNPKKLSEGDRQRLIAVERFYANALPHLQSIVIVLLRPILVNVTAIVTQQQNQMAGMTSRANNPSMNGGPGSQRGMDGQGQPDGEGEPTPEEIDATRTREITSKAMTAILLLLLKWLRLSHVLKFEYLTQLLLDSNYLPLVLKLFAHQDIQQVVDSKMDHVENSFFQFCNIRSKFKDKTESDLEDEGEKEVGEVEKAHDEENKERNSEGEDSEDDAAPPPIRRQRDLEEPAEDQAVDHMEDIAVNGEDPVPMRPEVDEMGLPLSSLPLEPITDFSRRNFFSLINYLRVMQKICKNKAHRNLLLVQYKSSTILKKSLRVPQPELRLYTLKLFKGQVPYCGRKWRQSNMRVITAVYLHCRPELRDEWLAGSDIDAEVDSALPLEQALRSLTHWLNVRRYPEKIAADIRIAMREEQDFFSRELEKVDLNWSDLMLNADDTMSEMDHGESTWG
- a CDS encoding uncharacterized protein (EggNog:ENOG41) codes for the protein MFEVPDAKRVRREDLNASEESSWSESEADAELEARLNAQIAKSLGLDESAFRAPKPQTISLPIVTKPKVDEKKKDDDELSSDEESEPKTPAEGSPAKEGGEDDDEVYAFRLFSAAGPAPQVVLENTNRVVEGKMLRGRPLSYYLVTDLSPEKKQQYEMAAVSGEDVIERSKVRAWGLELPWRVQTIKATRKIVSKRGGGAETVAHVEDDQPAKRKRPGKKRRTAMRIKARAKAQAEEVAKQKMAEKEENIKDKKKRLNRLKKLRRRAKKKTEKGGGGEAGGESDEDISDEE
- a CDS encoding uncharacterized protein (EggNog:ENOG41), which gives rise to MIYGLASCLSSFIFRSLRNFNSQSYPSSHVARLSHFEGVLKQLAHFGGENIKSHHLTQLILHPPRHQPLNSIIQHSKIHQSFLSERKSKEGYEPMMTATAYPVTMSDLRGEPAHSNFWSTYNGSAHLANRLGTATMDSGFHSSASASPLPGRPRSGHDQSYPYGRYPQEDSVAYERHSQSSLSAQHSYPSLKRPFSQTEPAAYQEIVQDLRDDGSRLTVNQDHKLLAFRRTQDKHTIVDQQGRMQQLELSAQLHGMFFLSEMPATASDGTALQPELTCYRRNLFQISGSLITPRGQLSVVNESNETLLVTSMEVAITAIESVDGNPVRLIVIPWKTPHPMPLILIKARIKNLPPSL
- a CDS encoding uncharacterized protein (EggNog:ENOG41~TransMembrane:4 (i14-34o54-73i80-99o146-168i)); its protein translation is MGARSGFGLKFLQWFFRGIQFCCSAIILAIYSYFLATLHNHNLPIATSLRAVEGISGAGTLYTLLALLMLCCLAGHTLTAFVAVVLDIAFIGAFIYVAIANKNGAGSCTGVLDTPFGKGQSSSTVDANNGFTKLPSFHTACRLQSASLAVAIIAIIFFVFSILMEFALTRHHQKEKRYGPSPQNDYTSGSGRPKTGGFFGRFFGRPKADPIEEGNMLPQHTLPDQLNADDIDSPYKHTDGYNNKYESGYGYSGVTGPTTNTAYMGAGGYVAPHGTAGYGQQNPYHYDDGVYDSSRH
- a CDS encoding uncharacterized protein (EggNog:ENOG41); protein product: MMGLSLMETTLSIPLVGVGSSLECMFTRLPSSYQRLASLSCLPPSFLNKDLTLGNSATANNGRRKELQQHFVLHLKVFGTLSDNSKVVLTESTTAPVVVRGRSPRNFQARREIPLLGSSAGSRGQALVETGLGVVAGALSVKPQELKRASVDLQVPRSNFTFSAPKVPGSGQLGSMRPTNPYPTWSASSSNTSISQVGSSGPGSYSAATMGADTYSKMPTTSTFSPDPQELPLQSTISTLPLEQQPSTRGQYTYVQQQTSGSQLPASTPAVSGQDSALSIPRYVENGRPNKSPRHSGQQSVHATHPVNNSESPEYRYGSTTQGPNPSREYYSSSQAWSTTVAGENSSTAAYTTTDARPYPFSHDSYKAGTTTGSSVKPEPRGSFEPMHNYSWTAS